In a single window of the Leptolyngbya sp. CCY15150 genome:
- the grxC gene encoding glutaredoxin 3, with amino-acid sequence MTATVEIYTWSTCPFCIRAKMLLERKGINYTELCIDGDEAARAEMADRANGRRSLPQIFINDQHVGGCDDLHALERQGQLDAMLQAA; translated from the coding sequence ATGACTGCAACGGTTGAAATCTATACCTGGAGTACTTGCCCCTTCTGCATTCGGGCCAAGATGCTGCTAGAACGCAAGGGCATTAACTACACCGAACTCTGCATTGACGGCGATGAAGCGGCGCGGGCCGAGATGGCTGACCGGGCTAACGGGCGGCGATCGCTCCCCCAAATTTTTATCAACGATCAGCATGTGGGCGGCTGCGATGACCTGCACGCCCTCGAACGCCAAGGACAACTGGATGCGATGCTGCAAGCCGCCTAA
- a CDS encoding ABC transporter substrate-binding protein, whose amino-acid sequence MSDLWYPSRRIVHLSRRRLLQYGAITLGTSVLAACTGNQPTTSTEPTPEAAPEPAASGDLTPLTFGTNWYAQGEHGGYYQAVATGIYEEYGLDVTVQMGGPQVNGTQLLMGGAIDFFMGYTSDAIAAVAENIPKITVAAIFQKDPQVLLAHPDTGVTSLEDLQGRPIFISSAANVTYWPFLEAKYGFTEDQKRPYNFNPGPFLADTTSAQQGYLSSEPLKVSQEGGFEPLVFLLADYGYNPYATTIETRRELVDSDPDLVQRFVDASIKGWYSYFEDPAPANELIKQDNPEMSDEQLAYSHEKMQEYGIVISGDAETLGIGAMTEERWQTFFESLVEAGIHDADLDYTQAFTLDFVNKGTDYYLNS is encoded by the coding sequence ATGAGTGATTTGTGGTACCCCAGTCGTCGCATTGTCCATCTGAGTCGGCGGCGGTTGCTGCAATATGGCGCAATCACCCTTGGCACTAGCGTCTTGGCAGCCTGTACGGGCAACCAGCCCACCACCAGCACCGAACCAACGCCTGAAGCCGCGCCCGAACCGGCGGCCAGCGGCGATCTCACCCCACTCACCTTCGGCACCAACTGGTACGCCCAAGGGGAACATGGCGGCTATTACCAAGCCGTTGCCACCGGCATTTATGAAGAATACGGCCTCGACGTCACCGTTCAAATGGGTGGCCCTCAGGTCAACGGTACGCAACTGCTCATGGGCGGTGCCATCGACTTTTTCATGGGCTACACCTCCGACGCGATCGCTGCGGTGGCCGAAAACATTCCCAAAATTACCGTCGCCGCCATTTTCCAAAAAGATCCGCAAGTCTTGCTGGCCCATCCCGACACCGGCGTGACTAGTCTCGAAGACCTGCAGGGCCGCCCCATCTTCATCTCATCGGCTGCCAACGTCACCTATTGGCCGTTTCTGGAAGCCAAGTATGGCTTCACCGAGGATCAAAAACGTCCCTACAATTTCAACCCTGGCCCCTTCTTGGCCGACACCACATCTGCCCAACAGGGCTACCTGAGTTCCGAACCGCTGAAGGTCTCCCAGGAAGGCGGCTTCGAGCCCCTTGTCTTCCTGCTCGCCGATTATGGCTATAACCCCTACGCCACCACCATTGAAACCCGTCGCGAATTGGTAGACAGCGATCCTGACTTGGTGCAGCGCTTTGTGGATGCATCGATCAAGGGCTGGTATAGCTACTTCGAGGATCCGGCTCCGGCCAACGAGCTGATTAAGCAAGACAACCCAGAAATGTCTGACGAGCAGTTGGCCTATAGCCATGAAAAAATGCAGGAGTATGGCATTGTTATATCCGGCGATGCAGAAACCTTGGGTATTGGTGCCATGACCGAAGAACGCTGGCAGACCTTCTTTGAGTCCTTGGTGGAGGCGGGCATCCATGACGCCGATCTCGACTACACCCAAGCCTTTACCCTCGACTTTGTGAATAAAGGCACCGATTACTACCTGAATTCCTAG
- a CDS encoding ABC transporter ATP-binding protein gives MTFSSAIRLRHVGKTYANGTVALDDVNLAIAPTEFVSLVGPSGCGKSTVLRLMAGLSPLSNGTVEWGDALSRDRLSFVFQDASLMPWATVQDNVRLPLRLAGVPKAKAEGAIANALKMVDLQGYERAYPRQLSGGMKMRVSIARSLVTQPSLMLMDEPFGALDEMTRGRLNSDILHLWETQRWTVVFVTHNIYEAVYLSQRVIVMAARPGRIIADIAIDAPYPRNDAFRTSPLFNNYCRDVAQQLAEASLGMPPLADLRQP, from the coding sequence ATGACCTTTTCTTCTGCCATTCGTCTGCGCCATGTGGGCAAAACCTACGCCAACGGCACGGTTGCCCTAGACGATGTCAATTTGGCGATCGCCCCCACGGAGTTTGTCAGCTTGGTGGGGCCATCGGGCTGCGGCAAAAGTACCGTCCTGCGCTTGATGGCTGGGCTCAGTCCCCTCAGCAACGGCACCGTGGAATGGGGCGATGCCCTATCCCGCGATCGCCTCTCCTTTGTGTTTCAAGACGCGTCCCTGATGCCCTGGGCCACCGTGCAGGACAACGTGCGGCTGCCGCTACGGTTGGCCGGTGTGCCCAAGGCAAAAGCCGAGGGAGCGATCGCCAATGCCTTGAAGATGGTTGACCTCCAGGGCTACGAACGCGCCTACCCTCGCCAGCTCTCCGGCGGCATGAAGATGCGGGTGTCGATTGCGCGATCGCTGGTTACCCAACCCAGTTTGATGCTGATGGACGAACCCTTCGGGGCGCTGGATGAAATGACCCGCGGTCGTTTGAACAGCGATATTCTCCACCTCTGGGAAACCCAGCGCTGGACCGTTGTTTTTGTCACCCACAATATCTACGAAGCCGTCTACCTCTCCCAGCGAGTGATCGTTATGGCAGCACGACCAGGACGAATTATCGCCGACATTGCCATTGATGCCCCCTATCCTCGCAACGACGCTTTTCGCACCTCTCCTCTCTTCAACAACTACTGTCGTGACGTGGCCCAGCAGCTTGCCGAAGCCTCCCTGGGAATGCCGCCCCTAGCCGATCTGCGTCAGCCCTA
- the gshB gene encoding glutathione synthase, protein MKFAFIIDPIERLDPGHDTSVALMEAAQQLGHEVWITTAADLSVAGGQAYATLTPVILTPVDLIDGRWVAATPWYTLGDRQRLPLTDISAVFMRTDPPVTIPYLYATYVLDAVDPSQTLVVNSPAGLRAANEKMYALQFTEAIPDTIVSSDKEVIRDFVEQQGAGVLKPLGGKAGEGILFLESSDRNFNSLIEISTQRGQYPVMVQTYLPAAKEGDKRIIVLNGDPIGAVNRIPTGKEFRGNMAVGGRVAAVDITDRELDICRQLAPTLQRDGLIFVGIDIIGGYLTEVNVTSPTGIREIDRLNDVRLGHQVMDWVIHRVKTL, encoded by the coding sequence GTGAAGTTTGCATTTATCATCGACCCGATTGAGCGCCTTGATCCGGGCCACGACACCAGCGTGGCGCTCATGGAAGCAGCCCAGCAGTTGGGCCATGAGGTATGGATTACGACGGCAGCGGATCTCAGCGTGGCGGGCGGCCAGGCCTATGCCACCCTCACCCCGGTCATTCTCACCCCGGTAGACTTGATCGACGGCCGTTGGGTGGCGGCGACACCGTGGTATACCCTAGGCGATCGCCAGCGGCTGCCGCTGACCGATATATCCGCTGTGTTCATGCGTACTGACCCGCCGGTGACCATTCCCTACCTCTACGCTACCTATGTGCTAGATGCGGTGGATCCGAGCCAGACCCTGGTGGTGAATTCCCCGGCAGGTTTGCGGGCCGCCAATGAGAAAATGTATGCCCTGCAGTTCACCGAGGCGATTCCCGACACCATTGTCAGCAGCGATAAAGAGGTGATTCGGGACTTTGTGGAACAGCAAGGCGCGGGCGTCCTCAAGCCCTTGGGCGGAAAGGCTGGCGAAGGCATTTTATTTTTAGAATCGAGCGATCGCAACTTCAATTCCCTCATCGAAATCAGCACCCAGCGCGGCCAGTATCCGGTCATGGTGCAAACCTATCTGCCTGCGGCCAAAGAGGGCGATAAGCGGATTATTGTGCTGAACGGCGACCCGATTGGCGCAGTCAACCGCATTCCCACCGGCAAAGAATTTCGGGGCAATATGGCCGTGGGTGGTCGGGTGGCGGCGGTGGACATCACCGATCGCGAGCTGGATATCTGCCGCCAACTGGCTCCTACCCTGCAGCGAGACGGCTTGATCTTTGTGGGTATTGACATCATCGGTGGCTACTTGACGGAGGTGAACGTCACCAGCCCCACCGGCATTCGAGAAATCGATCGCCTCAATGATGTGCGCCTAGGGCATCAGGTGATGGACTGGGTGATCCATCGAGTTAAAACGCTGTGA